The following coding sequences lie in one Xylocopa sonorina isolate GNS202 chromosome 7, iyXylSono1_principal, whole genome shotgun sequence genomic window:
- the LOC143425155 gene encoding myelin regulatory factor homolog 1 isoform X2, translated as MDVIGDGDEQTLQAILGRSDFVGGIDNEALDFSQLEDFINSDSDQPATYFADTLAHNENGGGTATHGGRVEAGTGQQPPSRLPSPITQSHPVSSTCTSGTTTVPNGAAYKDPQSYVHPHALPESPPDSGSEPPYSPPGHNDTQHVHSPHQKVALQEMLLHHQGNQANYAPTLLPASPRALTTATDPMLLTHSVLTSHLGPATPNIQPQQQIGQTLVPLPHEHSPGNINTLYSSLQSAPKKRKLSQDGLVHVKQVQREPELGTVEHSCSSSSAVLDGDEVADNSYIDASYQCIRFHPFQQTSWHVLCDHNLKELPVPHYRVDADKGFNFSNSDDAFVCQKKNHFQITCHAQLQGEAIFVRTGEGLKKISSFQLHFYGVKVESPTQTIRVEQSQSDRSKKPFHPVTAGFRVELGGERVTKVTVGRLHFSETTSNNMRKKGKPNPDQRYFHLVVGLHAHTADQASYQVVAHASERIIVRASNPGQFESEGSGVGAEGGWQKGAAPDSLYHVGRVGINTDRPDEALVVHGNMKVTGHIVQPSDARAKQNVQEVDTREQLRNVQQLRVVRYRYAPEFAQHSGLGIKQQEDTGVIAQEVQQILPEAVLPAGDIVLPNGQRIENFLVVNKERIFMENVGAVKELCKVTDSLETRIDQLERINKRLAKLKRGDSLKSSISTISSISSNKYSSSINSKTTVQGKGKKGEREDELLCSNKFIQIIIVILILIMAFCLVAMATLYFLEYQKRSSLEWSAVAGNGMLAIRPADPSTVSSTPNYDPRYNSLLDSTLSSLYTKHGSHSRGLDSSLSVKSNAFSTQTPHTKQQLYSQEMWYPISHSGPQPKLEKNSEIPGNWLSRNGAGAIPSNVDENDQGSEVDSSLSKGLIPLGRPTNCPRHFTGFANPCQVFCCIPKIPQFEDSEPDHPPEKKSIYHIEQPLSVHEEKRKISKSFQNGISPSDPSTQTLVKENNYKYLHKRTRRDTSGGDWAEVASNAAGSLPPEPKPQLWIVAENFNASLDQKYCFASSQDAPNNITCTIPLSKHMPDVQLTLHFIGMPWYGLVQQCSSPTNPGVDESPLCGPKYTMQQQAQLKIDIENNNQRGDQSFPLDVAHYFRRTLRFRVPTVQPQENICKNKHGVDYLEYTLHFYRDCDE; from the exons GTCGGAGCGATTTCGTCGGAGGCATAGACAACGAGGCCTTGGACTTCTCGCAGTTGGAAGATTTTATCAACAGCGACAGTGATCAACCCGCCAC ATATTTCGCGGACACCCTCGCGCACAATGAGAACGGGGGTGGAACAGCGACGCACGGTGGCAGGGTGGAGGCGGGGACCGGTCAACAGCCACCGTCTCGATTGCCATCGCCGATTACCCAAAGTCATCCTGTGTCGAGTACGTGCACGTCCGGTACCACCACCGTGCCGAATGGCGCCGCATACAAGGATCCGCAATCGTACGTTCACCC ACATGCACTACCAGAAAGCCCACCGGACAGTGGCAGCGAACCACCCTATTCGCCGCCAGGTCACAACGACACCCAACACGTACATTCGCCAC ATCAAAAGGTAGCTCTTCAAGAAATGCTTCTTCATCACCAAGGAAATCAAGCAAACTACGCGCCAACTTTACTACCAGCATCGCCAAGGGCGTTAACGACAGCCACGGACCCCATGCTGTTGACTCACTCGGTGCTGACGTCTCATCTTGGGCCAGCAACCCCCAACATTCAACCCCAACAGCAGATAGGTCAGACTCTGGTGCCTCTGCCGCACGAGCACAGTCCTGGTAACATCAACACGTTGTACTCCTCCCTTCAATCGGCCCCCAAGAAGAGAAAATTGAGCCAGGACGGTCTTGTCCATGTGAAGCAGGTGCAACGA GAACCAGAATTGGGCACGGTCGAGCACAgttgcagcagcagcagcgcgGTCCTCGACGGCGACGAGGTGGCGGATAACAGCTACATCGACGCCAGTTACCAGTGCATCCGGTTCCACCCGTTTCAGCAGACCTCCTGGCACGTCCTCTGCGATCACAATCTGAAGGAACTTCCAGTGCCCCATTATCGCGTCGACGCTGACAAGGGGTTCAATTTCAGTAACTCCGACGACGCGTTCGTTTGCCAGAAGAAGAATCATTTTCAG ATTACTTGTCACGCTCAGCTCCAAGGTGAGGCTATATTCGTCCGAACTGGTGAAGGTTTGAAAAAGATAAGTAGCTTCCAGTTGCACTTTTACGGCGTCAAAGTCGAGTCCCCGACGCAAACGATCAGAGTCGAGCAGAGCCAGAGCGACAGGAGTAAGAAACCGTTTCATCCGGTGAC AGCTGGTTTCAGGGTGGAACTAGGCGGCGAGCGGGTTACGAAGGTAACCGTTGGCCGTCTTCACTTCAGCGAGACGACCAGCAACAATATGCGTAAGAAAGGGAAACCGAATCCGGATCAACGATATTTCCATTTAGTCGTCGGCCTGCACGCTCACACCGCCGACCAAGCCAGCTATCAAGTGGTGGCTCATGCGTCAGAGAGAATCATCGTCAGG GCAAGTAACCCAGGACAATTCGAGTCAGAAGGCAGCGGCGTGGGTGCAGAGGGTGGTTGGCAAAAAGGAGCAGCACCCGACAGCCTCTACCATGTTGGACGAGTTGGAATTAACACGGACAGGCCAGACGAGGCTCTCGTCGTTCATGGCAATATGAAG GTAACTGGCCACATCGTCCAACCCAGCGACGCTCGAGCGAAACAAAACGTGCAGGAAGTGGACACACGCGAGCAGCTGCGAAACGTGCAACAATTAAGAGTGGTCCGTTATAGATACGCGCCGGAATTCGCGCAGCATTCTGGTCTGGGCATTAAGCAGCAAGAAGACACTGGAGTCATAGCGCAGGAAGTGCAGCAGATACTGCCGGAAGCTGTGCTACCAGCAGGGGACATTGTCCTTCCAAATGGCCAGAGGATCGAGAACTTCCTTGTAGTTAACAAGGAGAGGATATTTATGGAGAACGTTGGCGCTGTCAAAGAACTGTGCaaa GTGACGGACAGTTTAGAGACTCGCATAGACCAACTGGAGCGAATAAACAAACGGCTGGCGAAGCTGAAACGGGGCGACAGCCTGAAAAGTTCGATTAGTACAATCTCTAGCATATCAAGTAACAAATACTCATCCTCGATTAATAGTAAGACTACTGTTCAAGGAAAAGGGAAGAAGGGCGAGAGGGAGGACGAGCTGCTTTGCAGCAACAAGTTCATCCAGATTATCATCGTTATACTTATCCTTATCATGGCGTTTTG CTTAGTCGCAATGGCGACGTTATACTTCTTAGAATATCAAAAACGTAGCAGCTTAGAATGGTCAGCGGTGGCTGGCAATGGAATGTTGGCAATCAGACCAGCCGACCCGTCCACGGTCTCGAGTACACCCAATTACGATCCTCGGTACAACTCGTTGTTGGACAGCACGTTGTCGTCCTTGTACACGAAGCACGGATCGCACAGCAGAGGTCTGGACAGCAGTTTGTCTGTGAAGAGCAACGCGTTTTCCACACAGACGCCTCACACGAAACAGCAGCTTTATTCGCAAGAAATGTGGTATCCCATTAGTCATTCGGGGCCGCAACCAAAGCTAGAGAAGAACAG CGAGATCCCTGGTAACTGGTTGAGCAGAAATGGTGCCGGTGCTATCCCCAGTAACGTGGACGAGAACGATCAAGGATCAGAAGTGGACTCGTCCTTAAGCAAAGGCTTGATTCCATTGGGCAGACCTACCAATTGTCCCAGACACTTTACTGGATTTGCGAATCCGTGTCAG GTATTCTGTTGTATACCGAAGATTCCTCAGTTTGAAGACTCCGAGCCTGACCATCCACCAGAAAAGAAGTCGATCT ATCACATAGAGCAGCCATTAAGCGTGCACGAGGAGAAACGCAAAATAAGCAAAAGCTTTCAGAACGGTATCAGCCCATCCGATCCAAGCACTCAAACGCTCGTTAAAGAG AATAATTACAAGTATCTGCATAAGAGGACAAGAAGAGATACTAGCGGTGGAGACTGGGCGGAAGTAGCTAGCAACGCAGCAGGATCATTACCACCAGAGCCTAAGCCACAGTTGTGGATAGTAGCTGAGAACTTTAACGCTTCCCTCGATCAAAAGTATTGCTTTGCGTCCTCGCAGGACGCTCCGAATAACATTACTTGCACCATTCCTCTGTCGAAGCACATGCCAGACGTTCAGCTCACGTTACATTTCAT TGGAATGCCTTGGTACGGTCTGGTGCAGCAGTGCTCGTCGCCAACAAATCCTGGCGTCGACGAGTCTCCGCTGTGCGGCCCGAAATACACGATGCAGCAACAAGCTCAACTGAAAATTGATATCGAGAATAACAATCAAAGGGGCGACCAATCGTTTCCCCTCGATGTTGCTCACTATTTCAGGAGAACGTTAAGGTTTCGCGTGCCTACTGTACAGCCGCAAGAG AATATTTGTAAGAATAAACACGGTGTCGATTACTTGGAGTACACGTTGCACTTTTATCGAGACTGCGACGAATAA
- the LOC143425155 gene encoding myelin regulatory factor isoform X3: protein MDVIGDGDEQTLQAILGRSDFVGGIDNEALDFSQLEDFINSDSDQPATYFADTLAHNENGGGTATHGGRVEAGTGQQPPSRLPSPITQSHPVSSTCTSGTTTVPNGAAYKDPQSYVHPHALPESPPDSGSEPPYSPPGHNDTQHVHSPHQKVALQEMLLHHQGNQANYAPTLLPASPRALTTATDPMLLTHSVLTSHLGPATPNIQPQQQIGQTLVPLPHEHSPGNINTLYSSLQSAPKKRKLSQDGLVHVKQEPELGTVEHSCSSSSAVLDGDEVADNSYIDASYQCIRFHPFQQTSWHVLCDHNLKELPVPHYRVDADKGFNFSNSDDAFVCQKKNHFQITCHAQLQGEAIFVRTGEGLKKISSFQLHFYGVKVESPTQTIRVEQSQSDRSKKPFHPVTAGFRVELGGERVTKVTVGRLHFSETTSNNMRKKGKPNPDQRYFHLVVGLHAHTADQASYQVVAHASERIIVRASNPGQFESEGSGVGAEGGWQKGAAPDSLYHVGRVGINTDRPDEALVVHGNMKVTGHIVQPSDARAKQNVQEVDTREQLRNVQQLRVVRYRYAPEFAQHSGLGIKQQEDTGVIAQEVQQILPEAVLPAGDIVLPNGQRIENFLVVNKERIFMENVGAVKELCKVTDSLETRIDQLERINKRLAKLKRGDSLKSSISTISSISSNKYSSSINSKTTVQGKGKKGEREDELLCSNKFIQIIIVILILIMAFCLVAMATLYFLEYQKRSSLEWSAVAGNGMLAIRPADPSTVSSTPNYDPRYNSLLDSTLSSLYTKHGSHSRGLDSSLSVKSNAFSTQTPHTKQQLYSQEMWYPISHSGPQPKLEKNSEIPGNWLSRNGAGAIPSNVDENDQGSEVDSSLSKGLIPLGRPTNCPRHFTGFANPCQVFCCIPKIPQFEDSEPDHPPEKKSISDHIEQPLSVHEEKRKISKSFQNGISPSDPSTQTLVKENNYKYLHKRTRRDTSGGDWAEVASNAAGSLPPEPKPQLWIVAENFNASLDQKYCFASSQDAPNNITCTIPLSKHMPDVQLTLHFIGMPWYGLVQQCSSPTNPGVDESPLCGPKYTMQQQAQLKIDIENNNQRGDQSFPLDVAHYFRRTLRFRVPTVQPQENICKNKHGVDYLEYTLHFYRDCDE from the exons GTCGGAGCGATTTCGTCGGAGGCATAGACAACGAGGCCTTGGACTTCTCGCAGTTGGAAGATTTTATCAACAGCGACAGTGATCAACCCGCCAC ATATTTCGCGGACACCCTCGCGCACAATGAGAACGGGGGTGGAACAGCGACGCACGGTGGCAGGGTGGAGGCGGGGACCGGTCAACAGCCACCGTCTCGATTGCCATCGCCGATTACCCAAAGTCATCCTGTGTCGAGTACGTGCACGTCCGGTACCACCACCGTGCCGAATGGCGCCGCATACAAGGATCCGCAATCGTACGTTCACCC ACATGCACTACCAGAAAGCCCACCGGACAGTGGCAGCGAACCACCCTATTCGCCGCCAGGTCACAACGACACCCAACACGTACATTCGCCAC ATCAAAAGGTAGCTCTTCAAGAAATGCTTCTTCATCACCAAGGAAATCAAGCAAACTACGCGCCAACTTTACTACCAGCATCGCCAAGGGCGTTAACGACAGCCACGGACCCCATGCTGTTGACTCACTCGGTGCTGACGTCTCATCTTGGGCCAGCAACCCCCAACATTCAACCCCAACAGCAGATAGGTCAGACTCTGGTGCCTCTGCCGCACGAGCACAGTCCTGGTAACATCAACACGTTGTACTCCTCCCTTCAATCGGCCCCCAAGAAGAGAAAATTGAGCCAGGACGGTCTTGTCCATGTGAAGCAG GAACCAGAATTGGGCACGGTCGAGCACAgttgcagcagcagcagcgcgGTCCTCGACGGCGACGAGGTGGCGGATAACAGCTACATCGACGCCAGTTACCAGTGCATCCGGTTCCACCCGTTTCAGCAGACCTCCTGGCACGTCCTCTGCGATCACAATCTGAAGGAACTTCCAGTGCCCCATTATCGCGTCGACGCTGACAAGGGGTTCAATTTCAGTAACTCCGACGACGCGTTCGTTTGCCAGAAGAAGAATCATTTTCAG ATTACTTGTCACGCTCAGCTCCAAGGTGAGGCTATATTCGTCCGAACTGGTGAAGGTTTGAAAAAGATAAGTAGCTTCCAGTTGCACTTTTACGGCGTCAAAGTCGAGTCCCCGACGCAAACGATCAGAGTCGAGCAGAGCCAGAGCGACAGGAGTAAGAAACCGTTTCATCCGGTGAC AGCTGGTTTCAGGGTGGAACTAGGCGGCGAGCGGGTTACGAAGGTAACCGTTGGCCGTCTTCACTTCAGCGAGACGACCAGCAACAATATGCGTAAGAAAGGGAAACCGAATCCGGATCAACGATATTTCCATTTAGTCGTCGGCCTGCACGCTCACACCGCCGACCAAGCCAGCTATCAAGTGGTGGCTCATGCGTCAGAGAGAATCATCGTCAGG GCAAGTAACCCAGGACAATTCGAGTCAGAAGGCAGCGGCGTGGGTGCAGAGGGTGGTTGGCAAAAAGGAGCAGCACCCGACAGCCTCTACCATGTTGGACGAGTTGGAATTAACACGGACAGGCCAGACGAGGCTCTCGTCGTTCATGGCAATATGAAG GTAACTGGCCACATCGTCCAACCCAGCGACGCTCGAGCGAAACAAAACGTGCAGGAAGTGGACACACGCGAGCAGCTGCGAAACGTGCAACAATTAAGAGTGGTCCGTTATAGATACGCGCCGGAATTCGCGCAGCATTCTGGTCTGGGCATTAAGCAGCAAGAAGACACTGGAGTCATAGCGCAGGAAGTGCAGCAGATACTGCCGGAAGCTGTGCTACCAGCAGGGGACATTGTCCTTCCAAATGGCCAGAGGATCGAGAACTTCCTTGTAGTTAACAAGGAGAGGATATTTATGGAGAACGTTGGCGCTGTCAAAGAACTGTGCaaa GTGACGGACAGTTTAGAGACTCGCATAGACCAACTGGAGCGAATAAACAAACGGCTGGCGAAGCTGAAACGGGGCGACAGCCTGAAAAGTTCGATTAGTACAATCTCTAGCATATCAAGTAACAAATACTCATCCTCGATTAATAGTAAGACTACTGTTCAAGGAAAAGGGAAGAAGGGCGAGAGGGAGGACGAGCTGCTTTGCAGCAACAAGTTCATCCAGATTATCATCGTTATACTTATCCTTATCATGGCGTTTTG CTTAGTCGCAATGGCGACGTTATACTTCTTAGAATATCAAAAACGTAGCAGCTTAGAATGGTCAGCGGTGGCTGGCAATGGAATGTTGGCAATCAGACCAGCCGACCCGTCCACGGTCTCGAGTACACCCAATTACGATCCTCGGTACAACTCGTTGTTGGACAGCACGTTGTCGTCCTTGTACACGAAGCACGGATCGCACAGCAGAGGTCTGGACAGCAGTTTGTCTGTGAAGAGCAACGCGTTTTCCACACAGACGCCTCACACGAAACAGCAGCTTTATTCGCAAGAAATGTGGTATCCCATTAGTCATTCGGGGCCGCAACCAAAGCTAGAGAAGAACAG CGAGATCCCTGGTAACTGGTTGAGCAGAAATGGTGCCGGTGCTATCCCCAGTAACGTGGACGAGAACGATCAAGGATCAGAAGTGGACTCGTCCTTAAGCAAAGGCTTGATTCCATTGGGCAGACCTACCAATTGTCCCAGACACTTTACTGGATTTGCGAATCCGTGTCAG GTATTCTGTTGTATACCGAAGATTCCTCAGTTTGAAGACTCCGAGCCTGACCATCCACCAGAAAAGAAGTCGATCT CAGATCACATAGAGCAGCCATTAAGCGTGCACGAGGAGAAACGCAAAATAAGCAAAAGCTTTCAGAACGGTATCAGCCCATCCGATCCAAGCACTCAAACGCTCGTTAAAGAG AATAATTACAAGTATCTGCATAAGAGGACAAGAAGAGATACTAGCGGTGGAGACTGGGCGGAAGTAGCTAGCAACGCAGCAGGATCATTACCACCAGAGCCTAAGCCACAGTTGTGGATAGTAGCTGAGAACTTTAACGCTTCCCTCGATCAAAAGTATTGCTTTGCGTCCTCGCAGGACGCTCCGAATAACATTACTTGCACCATTCCTCTGTCGAAGCACATGCCAGACGTTCAGCTCACGTTACATTTCAT TGGAATGCCTTGGTACGGTCTGGTGCAGCAGTGCTCGTCGCCAACAAATCCTGGCGTCGACGAGTCTCCGCTGTGCGGCCCGAAATACACGATGCAGCAACAAGCTCAACTGAAAATTGATATCGAGAATAACAATCAAAGGGGCGACCAATCGTTTCCCCTCGATGTTGCTCACTATTTCAGGAGAACGTTAAGGTTTCGCGTGCCTACTGTACAGCCGCAAGAG AATATTTGTAAGAATAAACACGGTGTCGATTACTTGGAGTACACGTTGCACTTTTATCGAGACTGCGACGAATAA
- the LOC143425155 gene encoding uncharacterized protein LOC143425155 isoform X5, translating to MDVIGDGDEQTLQAILGRSDFVGGIDNEALDFSQLEDFINSDSDQPATYFADTLAHNENGGGTATHGGRVEAGTGQQPPSRLPSPITQSHPVSSTCTSGTTTVPNGAAYKDPQSHALPESPPDSGSEPPYSPPGHNDTQHVHSPHQKVALQEMLLHHQGNQANYAPTLLPASPRALTTATDPMLLTHSVLTSHLGPATPNIQPQQQIGQTLVPLPHEHSPGNINTLYSSLQSAPKKRKLSQDGLVHVKQVQREPELGTVEHSCSSSSAVLDGDEVADNSYIDASYQCIRFHPFQQTSWHVLCDHNLKELPVPHYRVDADKGFNFSNSDDAFVCQKKNHFQITCHAQLQGEAIFVRTGEGLKKISSFQLHFYGVKVESPTQTIRVEQSQSDRSKKPFHPVTAGFRVELGGERVTKVTVGRLHFSETTSNNMRKKGKPNPDQRYFHLVVGLHAHTADQASYQVVAHASERIIVRASNPGQFESEGSGVGAEGGWQKGAAPDSLYHVGRVGINTDRPDEALVVHGNMKVTGHIVQPSDARAKQNVQEVDTREQLRNVQQLRVVRYRYAPEFAQHSGLGIKQQEDTGVIAQEVQQILPEAVLPAGDIVLPNGQRIENFLVVNKERIFMENVGAVKELCKVTDSLETRIDQLERINKRLAKLKRGDSLKSSISTISSISSNKYSSSINSKTTVQGKGKKGEREDELLCSNKFIQIIIVILILIMAFCLVAMATLYFLEYQKRSSLEWSAVAGNGMLAIRPADPSTVSSTPNYDPRYNSLLDSTLSSLYTKHGSHSRGLDSSLSVKSNAFSTQTPHTKQQLYSQEMWYPISHSGPQPKLEKNSEIPGNWLSRNGAGAIPSNVDENDQGSEVDSSLSKGLIPLGRPTNCPRHFTGFANPCQVFCCIPKIPQFEDSEPDHPPEKKSISDHIEQPLSVHEEKRKISKSFQNGISPSDPSTQTLVKENNYKYLHKRTRRDTSGGDWAEVASNAAGSLPPEPKPQLWIVAENFNASLDQKYCFASSQDAPNNITCTIPLSKHMPDVQLTLHFIGMPWYGLVQQCSSPTNPGVDESPLCGPKYTMQQQAQLKIDIENNNQRGDQSFPLDVAHYFRRTLRFRVPTVQPQENICKNKHGVDYLEYTLHFYRDCDE from the exons GTCGGAGCGATTTCGTCGGAGGCATAGACAACGAGGCCTTGGACTTCTCGCAGTTGGAAGATTTTATCAACAGCGACAGTGATCAACCCGCCAC ATATTTCGCGGACACCCTCGCGCACAATGAGAACGGGGGTGGAACAGCGACGCACGGTGGCAGGGTGGAGGCGGGGACCGGTCAACAGCCACCGTCTCGATTGCCATCGCCGATTACCCAAAGTCATCCTGTGTCGAGTACGTGCACGTCCGGTACCACCACCGTGCCGAATGGCGCCGCATACAAGGATCCGCAATC ACATGCACTACCAGAAAGCCCACCGGACAGTGGCAGCGAACCACCCTATTCGCCGCCAGGTCACAACGACACCCAACACGTACATTCGCCAC ATCAAAAGGTAGCTCTTCAAGAAATGCTTCTTCATCACCAAGGAAATCAAGCAAACTACGCGCCAACTTTACTACCAGCATCGCCAAGGGCGTTAACGACAGCCACGGACCCCATGCTGTTGACTCACTCGGTGCTGACGTCTCATCTTGGGCCAGCAACCCCCAACATTCAACCCCAACAGCAGATAGGTCAGACTCTGGTGCCTCTGCCGCACGAGCACAGTCCTGGTAACATCAACACGTTGTACTCCTCCCTTCAATCGGCCCCCAAGAAGAGAAAATTGAGCCAGGACGGTCTTGTCCATGTGAAGCAGGTGCAACGA GAACCAGAATTGGGCACGGTCGAGCACAgttgcagcagcagcagcgcgGTCCTCGACGGCGACGAGGTGGCGGATAACAGCTACATCGACGCCAGTTACCAGTGCATCCGGTTCCACCCGTTTCAGCAGACCTCCTGGCACGTCCTCTGCGATCACAATCTGAAGGAACTTCCAGTGCCCCATTATCGCGTCGACGCTGACAAGGGGTTCAATTTCAGTAACTCCGACGACGCGTTCGTTTGCCAGAAGAAGAATCATTTTCAG ATTACTTGTCACGCTCAGCTCCAAGGTGAGGCTATATTCGTCCGAACTGGTGAAGGTTTGAAAAAGATAAGTAGCTTCCAGTTGCACTTTTACGGCGTCAAAGTCGAGTCCCCGACGCAAACGATCAGAGTCGAGCAGAGCCAGAGCGACAGGAGTAAGAAACCGTTTCATCCGGTGAC AGCTGGTTTCAGGGTGGAACTAGGCGGCGAGCGGGTTACGAAGGTAACCGTTGGCCGTCTTCACTTCAGCGAGACGACCAGCAACAATATGCGTAAGAAAGGGAAACCGAATCCGGATCAACGATATTTCCATTTAGTCGTCGGCCTGCACGCTCACACCGCCGACCAAGCCAGCTATCAAGTGGTGGCTCATGCGTCAGAGAGAATCATCGTCAGG GCAAGTAACCCAGGACAATTCGAGTCAGAAGGCAGCGGCGTGGGTGCAGAGGGTGGTTGGCAAAAAGGAGCAGCACCCGACAGCCTCTACCATGTTGGACGAGTTGGAATTAACACGGACAGGCCAGACGAGGCTCTCGTCGTTCATGGCAATATGAAG GTAACTGGCCACATCGTCCAACCCAGCGACGCTCGAGCGAAACAAAACGTGCAGGAAGTGGACACACGCGAGCAGCTGCGAAACGTGCAACAATTAAGAGTGGTCCGTTATAGATACGCGCCGGAATTCGCGCAGCATTCTGGTCTGGGCATTAAGCAGCAAGAAGACACTGGAGTCATAGCGCAGGAAGTGCAGCAGATACTGCCGGAAGCTGTGCTACCAGCAGGGGACATTGTCCTTCCAAATGGCCAGAGGATCGAGAACTTCCTTGTAGTTAACAAGGAGAGGATATTTATGGAGAACGTTGGCGCTGTCAAAGAACTGTGCaaa GTGACGGACAGTTTAGAGACTCGCATAGACCAACTGGAGCGAATAAACAAACGGCTGGCGAAGCTGAAACGGGGCGACAGCCTGAAAAGTTCGATTAGTACAATCTCTAGCATATCAAGTAACAAATACTCATCCTCGATTAATAGTAAGACTACTGTTCAAGGAAAAGGGAAGAAGGGCGAGAGGGAGGACGAGCTGCTTTGCAGCAACAAGTTCATCCAGATTATCATCGTTATACTTATCCTTATCATGGCGTTTTG CTTAGTCGCAATGGCGACGTTATACTTCTTAGAATATCAAAAACGTAGCAGCTTAGAATGGTCAGCGGTGGCTGGCAATGGAATGTTGGCAATCAGACCAGCCGACCCGTCCACGGTCTCGAGTACACCCAATTACGATCCTCGGTACAACTCGTTGTTGGACAGCACGTTGTCGTCCTTGTACACGAAGCACGGATCGCACAGCAGAGGTCTGGACAGCAGTTTGTCTGTGAAGAGCAACGCGTTTTCCACACAGACGCCTCACACGAAACAGCAGCTTTATTCGCAAGAAATGTGGTATCCCATTAGTCATTCGGGGCCGCAACCAAAGCTAGAGAAGAACAG CGAGATCCCTGGTAACTGGTTGAGCAGAAATGGTGCCGGTGCTATCCCCAGTAACGTGGACGAGAACGATCAAGGATCAGAAGTGGACTCGTCCTTAAGCAAAGGCTTGATTCCATTGGGCAGACCTACCAATTGTCCCAGACACTTTACTGGATTTGCGAATCCGTGTCAG GTATTCTGTTGTATACCGAAGATTCCTCAGTTTGAAGACTCCGAGCCTGACCATCCACCAGAAAAGAAGTCGATCT CAGATCACATAGAGCAGCCATTAAGCGTGCACGAGGAGAAACGCAAAATAAGCAAAAGCTTTCAGAACGGTATCAGCCCATCCGATCCAAGCACTCAAACGCTCGTTAAAGAG AATAATTACAAGTATCTGCATAAGAGGACAAGAAGAGATACTAGCGGTGGAGACTGGGCGGAAGTAGCTAGCAACGCAGCAGGATCATTACCACCAGAGCCTAAGCCACAGTTGTGGATAGTAGCTGAGAACTTTAACGCTTCCCTCGATCAAAAGTATTGCTTTGCGTCCTCGCAGGACGCTCCGAATAACATTACTTGCACCATTCCTCTGTCGAAGCACATGCCAGACGTTCAGCTCACGTTACATTTCAT TGGAATGCCTTGGTACGGTCTGGTGCAGCAGTGCTCGTCGCCAACAAATCCTGGCGTCGACGAGTCTCCGCTGTGCGGCCCGAAATACACGATGCAGCAACAAGCTCAACTGAAAATTGATATCGAGAATAACAATCAAAGGGGCGACCAATCGTTTCCCCTCGATGTTGCTCACTATTTCAGGAGAACGTTAAGGTTTCGCGTGCCTACTGTACAGCCGCAAGAG AATATTTGTAAGAATAAACACGGTGTCGATTACTTGGAGTACACGTTGCACTTTTATCGAGACTGCGACGAATAA